A genome region from Carya illinoinensis cultivar Pawnee chromosome 2, C.illinoinensisPawnee_v1, whole genome shotgun sequence includes the following:
- the LOC122301544 gene encoding wound-induced protein 1-like, whose product MRLLTGTDPASATSFRFVPQSITSFGPTVLVEGCDHVLSISWVHACTVSDGIITQIREYFNTSLTVTRLRNSGPSSPPSDLTSTSSSSSTAATTPLHCPSLWESSVSSRVGKSVPGLVLAI is encoded by the coding sequence ATGCGCCTTCTGACCGGCACTGACCCAGCCTCTGCCACGTCCTTCCGATTCGTTCCGCAGTCCATCACTTCCTTCGGGCCCACCGTCCTTGTCGAGGGCTGCGACCACGTCCTTTCTATTTCCTGGGTTCACGCCTGCACCGTCTCTGATGGGATAATTACTCAGATCAGGGAGTACTTTAACACGTCCCTCACCGTCACGCGCCTCCGAAACTCCGGTCCATCGTCACCACCATCGGATTTAACCTCCACGAGTTCCTCATCATCAACGGCTGCGACCACGCCCCTCCATTGCCCGTCCCTTTGGGAGAGCAGCGTCTCCAGTAGGGTCGGAAAGTCCGTGCCGGGTCTGGTCCTGGCAATATAG
- the LOC122301547 gene encoding uncharacterized protein LOC122301547, whose protein sequence is MVSTDNGSQKEEIEESSGAKFKGEIPLHVSGSQRILLTDENPKRRFSDTFTAPLSRIRLLKFGSASARFKRIAYERDEISRSVASSSGHRLRERISGVFDRKIDWYSLLKMSKEWIRDPMNMALFVWITCVAVSGAILFLVMTGMLNSVLPKKPQRNAWFEVNNQILNALFTLMCLYQHPKRFYHLVLLCRWKPEDISKLRKAYCKHGTYKPHEWAHMLVVIVLLHVNCFAQYALCGLNLGYKRSQRPAIGVGVCVSLAIAAPAIAGLYTIMSPLGRDYDSEMDEEAQVQITTGDRRDQMRVKSLEKRYSFAARDEQRIVENRPQWSGGILDFWDDISLAYLSLFCSFCVFGWNMERLGFGNMYVHIVTFLLFCMAPFWIFTLASVNIDNEAVREALVFTGLILCVFGLLYGGFWRIQMRKRFNLPAYNFCCGEPVVSDCALWLFCCWCSLAQEVRTGNSYDIVEDKFYMKRMDNGNQLPISPLPREDGVVQSRSSPSSPLGDYSRPSKMLTTSSPSPSKVSKGYSPESRLSTVKEEIYAGGRDKTMTDRAVQSRSSPSSPLGNYSGSSKILTTSFPSPSKVSNGHSPDRLYSTVNEEFYAEGRDKTMTPPSISLIQREPLSPKR, encoded by the coding sequence ATGGTTTCAACTGATAATGGCAGCCAGAAAGAAGAAATTGAGGAATCTAGCGGTGCTAAATTCAAGGGTGAAATTCCTCTTCACGTATCAGGGTCTCAGAGGATACTACTAACTGATGAGAACCCTAAAAGAAGGTTTTCTGATACATTTACTGCTCCTCTTAGTAGGATAAGGCTCCTAAAATTTGGTTCTGCATCTGCCAGATTTAAGCGGATAGCTTATGAGAGAGATGAGATTTCACGGTCTGTGGCTTCTTCAAGTGGTCACCGTTTGCGAGAACGAATCAGTGGGGTGTTTGATCGGAAAATTGATTGGTATTCACTCTTGAAAATGAGCAAAGAATGGATTAGAGACCCAATGAACATGGCGTTGTTTGTGTGGATCACCTGTGTTGCTGTTTCAGGTGCAATTCTATTCCTCGTTATGACTGGAATGTTAAACAGCGTGCTACCCAAGAAGCCTCAGAGGAATGCTTGGTTTGAAGTAAACAATCAAATTCTTAATGCTCTATTTACTCTTATGTGTTTGTACCAGCATCCAAAACGGTTCTACCACCTTGTACTTCTATGCAGATGGAAACCAGAAGACATTTCTAAACTAAGAAAGGCTTACTGCAAGCATGGGACCTACAAGCCCCATGAATGGGCACACATGTTGGTGGTTATTGTTCTGCTCCATGTAAATTGTTTTGCTCAATACGCACTTTGTGGCCTAAACTTAGGGTACAAGAGATCTCAACGACCAGCCATAGGAGTTGGAGTATGCGTATCTCTTGCAATTGCTGCACCTGCAATTGCAGGCTTGTACACTATCATGAGTCCCCTTGGAAGGGATTATGATTCTGAAATGGATGAGGAAGCACAGGTTCAGATTACCACTGGTGATAGGAGAGATCAGATGAGGGTGAAATCTTTAGAGAAGAGATATTCTTTTGCAGCAAGAGATGAGCAGCGGATTGTTGAGAACAGACCACAATGGAGTGGGGGGATTCTTGATTTTTGGGATGATATCTCTCTAGCTTATCTATCTCTTTTCTGTAGCTTTTGTGTATTTGGGTGGAATATGGAGAGACTTGGATTTGGCAATATGTACGTTCATATTGTGacttttctcttgttttgtaTGGCTCCTTTCTGGATATTCACCTTGGCTTCTGTAAATATTGACAATGAAGCTGTTAGGGAAGCTCTAGTTTTTACTGGGCTGATTCTTTGTGTATTTGGTTTGCTCTATGGTGGCTTTTGGAGGATCCAAATGAGAAAGAGATTCAATTTGCCTGCTTATAACTTCTGTTGCGGTGAACCAGTGGTTTCTGATTGCGCACTATGGCTATTCTGTTGTTGGTGTTCTCTTGCTCAGGAAGTGCGGACTGGGAATTCCTATGATATAGTTGAAGATAAGTTCTACATGAAACGAATGGACAATGGTAACCAGCTGCCTATTTCTCCTTTGCCTCGTGAAGATGGAGTGGTTCAATCCAGATCCAGCCCAAGTTCTCCGCTTGGAGATTACTCTAGACCATCCAAGATGCTTACAACTAGTTCTCCAAGTCCCAGCAAAGTTTCAAAGGGCTACAGCCCAGAGAGTCGACTTTCTACAGTAAAAGAAGAGATATATGCAGGAGGCAGGGACAAAACAATGACAGACAGAGCGGTTCAATCCAGATCCAGCCCAAGTTCTCCACTGGGAAATTACTCTGGCTCATCCAAGATTCTTACAACTAGTTTTCCAAGTCCAAGCAAAGTTTCAAATGGCCATAGCCCAGACAGGCTATATTCTACAGTGAATGAAGAGTTTTATGCAGAAGGTAGGGACAAAACTATGACCCCACCATCTATATCGTTGATACAAAGGGAACCGCTTAGTCCAAAAAGATAA
- the LOC122301548 gene encoding alpha-soluble NSF attachment protein 2 translates to MGDQIARAEEFEKKAEKKLNGWGLFGSKYEDAADLFDKAANSFKLAKSWDKAGSTYVKLATCHLKLESKHEAAQAYVDSAHCYKKTSVNEAISCLEQAVNLFCEIGRLSMAARYLKEIAELYESEQNIEQSIVYFEKSADLFQNEEVTTSANQCKQKVAQFAAQLEQYQKSIVIYEEIARQSLNNNLLKYGVKGHLLNAGICQLCKGDVVAITNALERYQELDPTFSGTREYRFLADIAAAIDEEDVVKFTDVVKEFDSMTPLDSWKTTLLLRVKEKLKAKELEEDDLT, encoded by the exons ATGGGGGATCAGATAGCGAGAGCAGAGGAGTTCGAGAAGAAAGCAGAGAAGAAGCTCAACGGCTGGGGATTGTTCGGCTCCAAATATGAAGACGCAGCCGATCTCTTCGATAAAGCTGCCAATTCCTTCAAGCTCGCCAAATCCT GGGATAAGGCTGGATCAACATATGTAAAGTTGGCAACTTGTCATTTGAAG TTGGAAAGTAAACATGAAGCTGCCCAAGCTTATGTTGATTCTGCTCATTGCTATAAGAAGACATCTGTAAATG AGGCCATATCTTGCTTAGAGCAGGCAGTAAATCTGTTTTGTGAAATTGGAAGGCTCAGCATGGCTGCGAGATACTTAAAG GAAATTGCTGAATTATATGAGTCTGAACAGAACATTGAGCAGTCTATTGTTTACTTTGAGAAGTCAGCTGACCTCTTCCAAAATGAAGAAGTTACAACTTCTGCCAATCAGTGCAAGCAGAAAGTAGCACAATTTGCTGCTCAACTAGAACA ATACCAGAAGTCAATCGTGATTTATGAGGAGATAGCACGACAGTCACTCAATAACAATTTGCTTAAGTATGGAGTTAAAGGGCATCTTCTTAATGCGGGCATTTGCCAACTCTGCAAAGGCGATGTTGTAGCCATTACCAATGCATTAGAGCGATATCAG GAACTGGATCCAACTTTTTCTGGAACACGTGAATATAGATTCTTAGCG GATATTGCTGCTGCAATTGACGAGGAAGATGTTGTGAAGTTTACTGATGTTGTCAAAGAATTCGATAGCATGACTCCGCTG GATTCCTGGAAGACAACCCTTCTATTGAGGGTGAAGGAAAAGCTGAAGGCGAAAGAACTGGAGGAAGACGATCTTACCTGA
- the LOC122301549 gene encoding uncharacterized protein LOC122301549 isoform X3 has translation MRTFAAQLTSYLCKTKPGWNVQSRNFSSFNGKDELFIEQDAERKIGWLLKLIFAGTASAVAYQFFPYLGDNLMQQSVSLLHVKDPLFKRMGASRLARFAIDDERRMKIVELGGAQELLNMLGAAKDDRTRKEALKALAALSHSDEAVKALHRAGAVSIIRCTPDSLEDAEVEKHKSSMLKRFRDLRYDVSS, from the exons ATGCGCACTTTCGCAGCTCAGCTCACTTCT TATTTATGTAAAACTAAACCTGGATGGAATGTGCAATCTCGCAATTTCTCGTCATTCAATGGAAAAG ATGAGCTCTTCATTGAGCAGGATGCTGAAAGAAAGATAGGGTGGTTATTGAAGCTAATCTTTGCCGGGACTGCATCCGCTGTTGCTTACCAGTTCTTTCCCTACCTGG GAGATAATTTGATGCAACAGTCTGTGTCACTTTTGCATGTCAAGGATCCACTGTTTAAGAGAATGGGAGCATCTAGATTAGCTCGGTTTGCAATAGATG ATGAAAGGAGAATGAAAATAGTAGAGCTGGGTGGGGCTCAAGAGCTCTTAAATATGTTGGGCGCCGCTAAAGATGACCGCACACGGAAGGAAGCTTTGAAGGCCCTTGCTGCACTCTCACACTCAG atGAAGCTGTTAAAGCTTTGCACCGTGCTGGAGCAGTCTCGATTATTAGGTGTACCCCCGATTCCTTGGAGGATGCAGAAGTTGAGAAACACAAGTCGAGCATGCTAAAGAGATTCCGAGATCTGAGATATGATGTTTCATCTTAA
- the LOC122301549 gene encoding uncharacterized protein LOC122301549 isoform X2 codes for MRTFAAQLTSYLCKTKPGWNVQSRNFSSFNGKVADELFIEQDAERKIGWLLKLIFAGTASAVAYQFFPYLGDNLMQQSVSLLHVKDPLFKRMGASRLARFAIDDERRMKIVELGGAQELLNMLGAAKDDRTRKEALKALAALSHSDEAVKALHRAGAVSIIRCTPDSLEDAEVEKHKSSMLKRFRDLRYDVSS; via the exons ATGCGCACTTTCGCAGCTCAGCTCACTTCT TATTTATGTAAAACTAAACCTGGATGGAATGTGCAATCTCGCAATTTCTCGTCATTCAATGGAAAAG TTGCAGATGAGCTCTTCATTGAGCAGGATGCTGAAAGAAAGATAGGGTGGTTATTGAAGCTAATCTTTGCCGGGACTGCATCCGCTGTTGCTTACCAGTTCTTTCCCTACCTGG GAGATAATTTGATGCAACAGTCTGTGTCACTTTTGCATGTCAAGGATCCACTGTTTAAGAGAATGGGAGCATCTAGATTAGCTCGGTTTGCAATAGATG ATGAAAGGAGAATGAAAATAGTAGAGCTGGGTGGGGCTCAAGAGCTCTTAAATATGTTGGGCGCCGCTAAAGATGACCGCACACGGAAGGAAGCTTTGAAGGCCCTTGCTGCACTCTCACACTCAG atGAAGCTGTTAAAGCTTTGCACCGTGCTGGAGCAGTCTCGATTATTAGGTGTACCCCCGATTCCTTGGAGGATGCAGAAGTTGAGAAACACAAGTCGAGCATGCTAAAGAGATTCCGAGATCTGAGATATGATGTTTCATCTTAA
- the LOC122301549 gene encoding uncharacterized protein LOC122301549 isoform X1 gives MRTFAAQLTSYLCKTKPGWNVQSRNFSSFNGKVKAKKKSSSGHWDLLVADELFIEQDAERKIGWLLKLIFAGTASAVAYQFFPYLGDNLMQQSVSLLHVKDPLFKRMGASRLARFAIDDERRMKIVELGGAQELLNMLGAAKDDRTRKEALKALAALSHSDEAVKALHRAGAVSIIRCTPDSLEDAEVEKHKSSMLKRFRDLRYDVSS, from the exons ATGCGCACTTTCGCAGCTCAGCTCACTTCT TATTTATGTAAAACTAAACCTGGATGGAATGTGCAATCTCGCAATTTCTCGTCATTCAATGGAAAAG ttaaagcaaaaaaaaagaGCTCATCTGGTCATTGGGATCTTCTAGTTGCAGATGAGCTCTTCATTGAGCAGGATGCTGAAAGAAAGATAGGGTGGTTATTGAAGCTAATCTTTGCCGGGACTGCATCCGCTGTTGCTTACCAGTTCTTTCCCTACCTGG GAGATAATTTGATGCAACAGTCTGTGTCACTTTTGCATGTCAAGGATCCACTGTTTAAGAGAATGGGAGCATCTAGATTAGCTCGGTTTGCAATAGATG ATGAAAGGAGAATGAAAATAGTAGAGCTGGGTGGGGCTCAAGAGCTCTTAAATATGTTGGGCGCCGCTAAAGATGACCGCACACGGAAGGAAGCTTTGAAGGCCCTTGCTGCACTCTCACACTCAG atGAAGCTGTTAAAGCTTTGCACCGTGCTGGAGCAGTCTCGATTATTAGGTGTACCCCCGATTCCTTGGAGGATGCAGAAGTTGAGAAACACAAGTCGAGCATGCTAAAGAGATTCCGAGATCTGAGATATGATGTTTCATCTTAA
- the LOC122301549 gene encoding uncharacterized protein LOC122301549 isoform X4 encodes MECAISQFLVIQWKRSLPSLCPIDHFSDYVADELFIEQDAERKIGWLLKLIFAGTASAVAYQFFPYLGDNLMQQSVSLLHVKDPLFKRMGASRLARFAIDDERRMKIVELGGAQELLNMLGAAKDDRTRKEALKALAALSHSDEAVKALHRAGAVSIIRCTPDSLEDAEVEKHKSSMLKRFRDLRYDVSS; translated from the exons ATGGAATGTGCAATCTCGCAATTTCTCGTCATTCAATGGAAAAGGTCGCTTCCTTCTCTTTGTCCAATCGACCATTTCTCTGATTATG TTGCAGATGAGCTCTTCATTGAGCAGGATGCTGAAAGAAAGATAGGGTGGTTATTGAAGCTAATCTTTGCCGGGACTGCATCCGCTGTTGCTTACCAGTTCTTTCCCTACCTGG GAGATAATTTGATGCAACAGTCTGTGTCACTTTTGCATGTCAAGGATCCACTGTTTAAGAGAATGGGAGCATCTAGATTAGCTCGGTTTGCAATAGATG ATGAAAGGAGAATGAAAATAGTAGAGCTGGGTGGGGCTCAAGAGCTCTTAAATATGTTGGGCGCCGCTAAAGATGACCGCACACGGAAGGAAGCTTTGAAGGCCCTTGCTGCACTCTCACACTCAG atGAAGCTGTTAAAGCTTTGCACCGTGCTGGAGCAGTCTCGATTATTAGGTGTACCCCCGATTCCTTGGAGGATGCAGAAGTTGAGAAACACAAGTCGAGCATGCTAAAGAGATTCCGAGATCTGAGATATGATGTTTCATCTTAA